A stretch of DNA from Vulpes lagopus strain Blue_001 chromosome 12, ASM1834538v1, whole genome shotgun sequence:
GCTGCTGCTCAGAATACTTGGAGATCTAATCATTTAAGTGGAAATGCTATAAATATGTATGAGGCAAACAAGCTCACTTTCAAAATTTATCCCATTTGTCTTCAGTTCACAGCACAGTAGCTACTATATATGGAGTGCACTTCTCATTTCATTAGCTGTATGAGTAAGATAACTAATTAATTAGCTATTTAAAACACTTAGTAttctggctcagtaggtggaggCTGCAGCTTGATtcaggggttgtgagtttgagccctgtgttgggcatagagattgcttaaataaaaatgaagtactaaaaacaataaaatacctcaCATTCTGCTCAATTTTTTAGTCTTTCTGCTCCTTTGGTATACATAAGATAGAATCTTTTGTTTCCTGGAAACCTACAATTAAAGGAACGTTAGATTCCTTCTATCAAGACATGGTTCAGTTTTAAACACTCAGAAATTCACTTTGCTGTAGTCACTAGAAGCAGTAGGCTTCTACATTCTGACTTATGCAGCATCCATCATTACAAAGAAACTTAATTATCTATTAGAGTAAAAAGTGTGTTCTCTCCCTAATTGTCACTATTGTAGTTCTGCATCATATTGGAGCAAGAACACTTACAGGATTTGGGGAAGTATTCCACaacttaaaataaggaaataaaatttttaaaagctaaagaaTCAAATATTATAGTAAGCAACCTTTTCCCATGTAGTTTTCGGTAGGCAGGTGGTGCCTTTTCTgtttggaaataataattttgtagtGATAGTCAATCAGAAtaacacttgatttttttctcatagctATTCTTAATATGAAATGAATACAAATGAATTTGCAGCATCTTAAAATTCAGGCTTTACAAGAGCCCACAGTTAAATTCTGACAAAATGTCTTTCATAACGTATGTTGAGCTAATTCTTCTCATGTTCTGCCTTGGCAGAGAGATGGTAATGGAGATACTTGGTCCATGTATTAGGTATCTGCTGTGGGTAGGTGATCCTGGTTGAGGATTCTGTTCAGGGTTCTTATTAAGCTTTGTAAGCAATCTGCTCCCAAATATATTATCAGAATTAAGCTGATTTGACAGCAGTCTGCCTAATAAGGAAAGTCGGGCATCACAGGTGTGGTGGGACTCATTTCTGCATATCTCCTTTTAGCtggttctatttttaaaccaCGTTGGAACTAATTCTAAGTCTTAAAGGTCAGCTaacaattttatctttgaattattaattttaccAAAATTGCCTAAATACCTCCATGACCTGTTGAATGCCTTTTCATCCTGGTTTTGTGCTAGCACTTGCCCAGTTTTCAagcctagaggaaaacacaggtcCTATGAATTCCCTTCATTTATCACCTTCTGTTCTTTGTTgtcatgtttacattttttaggTTAAATCTCCGTGAACTTGGACCCCTGGCATCTCATATGCGCTGGTTTATCTGGCTCATGGCAGCTGGAGGAACCATTTATGTATTTCTCTACCatgaaaagtaagagaaaataatttacatttgatAGTTTTAAATTTAACTGCCTAAATTTTATCTACAAcataatttgctttttatatttgtacTTCAGAATAGTAGAAATACATAAACAATATATACTGCTTTTAACAAATCTTCAAAACCATTTGGTATTCATTATTGGTAGATAATTGCTTTGGGAAGAACTGAATGGCACATGTGTGATAGGATGCATTTGAGGGACAAGATGGACTACTATTTTAGTTGGATGTTACTTCACATCCACAGGAGACTTGACCTTATCAGCAAACTAGCCTTATCCTCTGTGATTTTTACTTATCACATGAGAAAAATAACTGCTTTTCAAGCTTTCAGTGAAGATTGAAGTTAATAGATAAGCACCAGAACAACACTCACCTCCCTTTTGGGTTCATACCCAAAAGACTTCCAAACTAGGATTCTCTGAGGAAGGGAATATTTGGAAGAGCATCCAAACTCTTAATATCCTAACCATAGGGCACATTTTTTAACCTGTTATTTATAGTCCATAGTCATAAGTATTAAGCAATATAAAAAGGAAAGCTTATTGAAATTTAGCATCACAGCCCTAGAGGAGACCTTCAAAGTCATCTATTCCAGctacatgcttaaaaaaaatgaagccatttaGGATGTGCATCAAATTAGCAATTAATCTAGAAGTAGGACCCAAGTGTCCTAGTTTCTACTCTATGGctcttttcattatttcacaTACCTGAACTTGAGAAATTCACAAGCATGAAATCATTGTCCTTGAATGCAGTTTATTAGCTTATCTATTGCTATTGGCAGAATAGCTTTCATATACAAACATAACTTGTGTTTATCATAAAGTATtaagttgtttcttcttttcagaagaaaatggcaGTTTTCACTAACTTCTGACTTTGAAAGTCACTTAAATGCATCTTTGACCACAATTAACAATTCTGAGTAGTGTTATGTAGTATGTGTATAAATCCAAGGGAACAGTTTGCTTCTTGGGCTCAAACTTGACCCTAACTTACAtccttaaataaaatagaaagtaaggtgaaatagatattttttctcctattccaGGCCTCCTTTTATACCAAACCCACAAATCCATTCTTCCCAGTTCCATGATAATAAGGTTACTTCCTGGTGGACTCTGAGTATAAAACATGGAGAATGATTGGCCCTTGGTTATTTGGTTGGGCAGATATTAGGGAGTACCTAGATCGTGTCAGGTGCTGTGCTAGGCCTTACAAAtccaaatataaatgaaactTGGCGACTGCCTCCAAGGAACTTAGAGCTTACTTTGATTAGGCAGAAACGTAAGTTGAATTTTAATACAGTGTGTTTCTTAGCATTTTCAGACATTCTGTAGCCTAATGCAATGAGCCATACAAGTCAGAGTTTGTGCAGATGCAAAATAGAGACAAAACTAAATGCCCTTTATTCCTTAGGGCTTCCATCCCTTTGCCACTGATAAACCTGGCCCCACACGGCATCTCTGTCCTTCTTCATAATTTCAACTTCTTGTAGCTGTGGATTGGAGTGATAATGAAGGCAAATACTCTGGGATTGGGAGGGGGAAATGCATGGTGGATTGGATGCAATAATAACACTTTTGGtagcaaatattttccaaatcgCATGTGGCATTTGATGCCATTTCAATCCTGTAAGAAATACTAGTTCATTGTGACTCAACTGTAGTATTTTAATTAGAGGCCCAAAGGTCTCCTACTGGGAAAATATGTTcattggaatagtttaagaatttgcatttttctctcaaAGGAGGAGGGAAGCTGGTATGGAAATGATCTAAGTATTACAGGAAGATAAAATTAGCTGCCTTTCTATCCTGCAGGTATAAGGTGGTTGAACTCTTTTTCTATCTCACAATGGGGTTTTCTCCAGCTTTGGTGGTGACATCAATGGTAAGAAATGGCttcataattttaagtatttcaccttatttctttttgaattgctGGGACTCTTCTTTCTGAAGTTATGACGTATCTATTATTAACTGGAGACTccaaagaaaaagtatataacaACAAAGTCCCTGCAATCTATAGGAGCTACTGGTTGTAGTTTGGGGAAGTTATATACTGAAGTATGTTTCTTTCCATATAATAATCTTCTGTATGTGTTTCTTTTGGACAACCATTCTGTTCAGCCCACCCCTTCCCTACCCTTCTCCCAAAGAGGCATGCAGTCATCTGCAGATAGATATTTCTGCCTGAATTGTTGGGTGTCTCAACCATAAATCCATGGAGGAGGGTAATTTTTTGGATGTCTTATAATGAAAAAACTATAAATTACTGACTTCCTAAATCTTAAAAGGACCACAAGAGGTCGGTtgtgtcaatattttatttagtatttcccAAGTCTTCCCTCTTACTTTTCTTTCACTTACTTGCTTTTAAGttgtattatttctctttctcaggaaagtgacttttttttttttttctaactttactTGAAAATTTTAAGGACTTTCGTGGGTGGAAGTATAACATTACCTGTAGTAGGTGGTCAGTGTATATATTTTGAACTCCCTTTCAAATTGAATTGCTGTTGAGAAATCCATGTGTATCTATCACTCAGTTTGAAAATAAAGCATATGGTTATAGCCTTGTGATCCTATCCAGCTGGTTACTTTGTACCATTAGCTTATGTAGTGCCATTAGCTCCAGTGTCCTATGCTCTACATTTTTTGGCATTAGCCACTATGTTAATTAAGGAATTCATAATGTATCTAGTTTGAATTCTTTTCTCAGTCTACAAAGGTCAGAAGAATTGTACCTATAATTTCACTCCTGAGCTCATAGGCACATAGGTTCCATTTATAATGGAACATAGGTTCCATTATAAATAACTGGAACCCCAACTCATCATTGGGGGTAATGTAATATGGTATAACATAAGAATGTATATAGCCCCTACCATGGTCACAAAAACACCTGTAAAAGACTTAGGAGCTataggtttgcttttcttttcttttcttttcttttttttttttttcagagaatatgTCTTATGAGAATGTCacaaaatatgtttctttaagGAAGGGGCTCTATGATAGCTTTTGTAATTACCTagcaccaaaaataaatatagtttagTTGGTAAAGGCAACAGGGAATAGTGAAGGGGAGGAGGTGGATGATGGAAATGAGAAAATCTGCCTTGAAGGCCATATTATTAGAGGGCAAATCAGGACACCCAAAGCAACATAAAGCAGGGTCTGTACATGTAGGTTACTAATCATTAGAGTAGAACATCAAATAAATTCCCTCGGGGTATCATAGAAGCTGGTTTATCCAGTATTTTTACTAGCCTAAATCTTGGCATTTTCACAAGTTGTACAATAGTCGGTGACTAACGTTTATGATAGTCAAACAGGATAATCCTCATATTTCCCCCCATAGAACTTACCACCCAGCAGGaacctaaaattcatataaataaaaaggtaTCATAAAGTTTTATAATGTCTTTGATTGGGAAAAGCATAGGCTGCTATGGGAGCACATGACCCAAGCACCAAAGGAAATGATGTTCAAGCTgattcttaaagagaaaaaagcctAGAGATAGTAGGGATGATGCAAATTGGATAGGAAAGAATCTGGCATCAAGGaagccctggggagggggaaagCACCAGCACCTTTGAAGTACTGAAAATAGTTCATTGTTTGgaatatgagtgtgtgtgtacctgtTTGAGTGTGCCTCTGCACAAGGTGGATAATTTTGCAGATAGCACAAGTCTTGTGATAAAGctggagagggagatagagaccAGATCAAAAAGAACCTCCTAAGCCATCTGAACTAACAAACAGTATGACTGGACACTCAAAGCTTTGGTTCTGGTTAGAATATTGGACTATCAGACTTACTCTTCTGCTAtaaagaatgattaaaaaaaaaaaaacctggcaaaaatatttgaagcaattgTTTCTTGGCATTGGACCACAGACACAAGGCTGTGTTCTTTGAGGAAATAGAAAGATGAGCTTCAAATTTGCCCCAATTTTCTCCCTGGGGACACTTTCCAAACTGCAACCAAAAAAAGTGGAACCAGAGAGCAGTAGTCAgggtagagaaaacagaaatcagtATTTTAGCTACTGAGCCTGCTGCAGTTTTGGGGTAGGATCCCGGAGAAGAGGGAGCTTCACAGAGAAGTATCTCCAGAAATGTACAAAGGGATTTCCCTGAGTCCTTGCCAAGATACAAAGCTGAACCTGTGCAGGGCAAGACTCTGCATGCCCTGGCCAAGAGTGGCTTTTGGAGAGTTGTGAGATAATGAGCGTCCATAAGTGCCTGGTGCTGAAAGGTTGATCAGAGTCCAGCCAGCCACAGTGGAGAGACCATGCTGAACAACACAGGTGTTCAACTGAACCTAGCAAGTTGACCTCTACACCTTAGGAGAAGAACTATTCCAGCTCTAGAGTAAGGACTGTCCTGGAACTATTGTAACAAAGGccaaaaacaaacctgaaaaggATAAAATTGATCCTCTGTACATAAACTGCCAGAACAAAACTCAACATTACTGAAGGGAAGACAGCAAAATCTATATATTAACAGTTTGGCATCCATTTGTCCAAATATTACTAGATaagcaagaagcaagaaaatgtgaCACCATGCACCTAAGAAAAAAGCAAGTCAATAGAAATAGATCCAAAGATGACAGAAATGTTGAAATTAGCATACAGGGACTTGAAAACATAATGAGTAAACAAATGAGCCTTAGAAAAGAAATGGAACTACAAAAAAGGAAGTGAGTAGAAATTCTAGATTTGaaaacagtatattaagaaaaacatttattggaGGGGTTAACAACAGATTGGatactgcagaagaaaagatcagtaaaCTTGAAAATGCATAGACACctacagactggaagaaaatatttgctttctctgtATGTATCTGGCAAAGGATATgtatatggaatatataaaataatccaaatgagTGATTAAGAATCAATCCTATAAAAGTGGGTGAAAcacttgaacagacacttcacaaagaAAGGTACATGAGCATCCAATAGGCCcttgaaaaagtgctcaacatcattagtcatcagaaaattaaaattaaagtgaaattaaaataaaatgaaaattaaaacctcaaTGTGCTACCAGAATATACCCTGGagactgacaacaccaaattCTGGCAAAGATGTGAAATAACTGGAACCCCAACTCATCATTGGGGGTAATGTAATATGGtgtaactattttggaaaatggTTTAGCCATGTATcgtaaaattaaacataaatttatgaCTTAACAGGTActacccaacagaaatgaaaacatctacAAAAAGCCTCCATAAGGCCCGGATGGaaagaactgataaacaaattaaataaatcaagggaatgctaaataataataaaacagaatgatTGATATAGATAAGCATGTGCAGGAATCTCAGAAATGTGATAATTGtacaaaaaaagaagccagacacaaaaataggCGTACACTATAATTCCATATGTGAAGCTCTAAAACAGATAGACTTAGTCTGTGGTAATAGCAGAAGTAAGAGCAGTGGTTGCCTGGAAGAGATTGTCCAGGATTGGGAGAGGGTGTTGGGCTAGTTGCCTGTCTTGACTGAGGTATGGGCTAGATAagtgtatgcatttgtcaaagccCATGATGTTCACTTAATATTTATGCATTGCACTCTGTAAATtaattatcaattttaaaaaaattacccattTCCCCCCATTCCTCCCCAACAAAAGAATGTAAATTCAGGAAACCAGACCACCTTGGTTCACATCCTGATTCTGACACTTAAGCACTACATAGCCTTGAGCAAATTATGTAATCTCTCTGTtttagttttctcctctgtaaagaTAGGATACTAATAGTACCTAATATagggttgtgaagattaaatgagtaaatatatggAAACACTTCAAAGAGTGCCTGGGATAAAGTAATAGCACAATGACACAGGTAATGAAGAGAACAGGTTTTGTTTTAGGATTAACTACATTCTGGTTCTCCGAAAGTTGGTAAGTTAAATGTGGTGTTTGAGGAACTGTTACCAGAATATATGTCAGAACCATCCTCTATACTTGGCTTGGTCTCTTGCTTATTGTtttagcagagagaaaaaaaaaaaagtggtatctTTTGGGCTGTGCCCAGCTTTGTGGCTTTGTTCAGGTTACTTCATTCCTCTGGTTCCAttctcttcatctctaaaataaggaGGTTGTGTTATATAAGACGAGTAACTTTTTACTGTTTGGGAATTACATTcccctttgagaatctgatgaatACCTTCTAGAAAAATAGCCCTAATGCACATACACATAGAATTTTGTATAATTAACAGATATCAGTTGCTTTGTAATctttaggaaataataaatgtgtggtATTTTGGGAGGGggttgttttgggggtttttgtttgtttttgataaaaaCCGATCTGGCtgactttcatttttcaaaggtTAATGAGAAACCTGTTGTCAGTCGACGTGGGTTGGCTCCTTCCCCATCTTTTGCTTGTACAAAAACCATGGGGTCTTAGTGAACTTCGAAAGGACTGATCCTTACCTGTGGCCCTAGATCCTCACACCTGGCTCTTAGCTCATGATTGTCCGTTGCTGCTGCTGTCTAGGTGCATGCGACCCATTCAGGTTGATGGCTGCGTTAGAGCTTTCCCATGCTCCCAGCTGGACCTGGCTGCAGTCCAAGGCTCCAGGGCTCACAGGCTTGCCCAGGCCTCTGGGACACCCACACAACCCATCCCCTTCCAAGGCCTTGCCAAAATCTGGCTTGGTTTTCACCACCCTGCAGAACTTGAGACCTTTCTATTCCTAGTCATCAGGAATCCAGGGGACTGACTTGTTCATCAGCCTCCTAAGCCCCGCCTCTGTTCTCTTCCCCTCATTCATACAGCCTAGTTTAATTTTGAAGATGGGCCAAGTCTTCAAGCAGCctaaaaattctcctttttgtgtTATAAAGCACACATGACTGTTAACTTCCTGCTGAGCTAAAAAACACTTGGGCTCATAGACAAAATGGCCCGACAACATCTAGAAGGTCAGGAAGTATGTTATCCTTCCCTGCTGTCTGATCTCCGAGGCCACTTGTAGCTGTAATTTGCCCATGTCAGCCATAAGGAAGCCGTAAGCTCACATAAGCAGGGGAATCTCAGCGTAGAACAGAGTTTGAGGAGGATGGGGGAAGTGCGAACCTGGGCCAAGATGTCCATTATAAATGTGGCAGTGTGGATGTGCCTTGGTAGGGAAGGAAGCTCTTAAAGAAGGTGGAAAGTCAAAGATTATACTTGCTTAAAATGAACTCCCGTATCTGGATGGATTAGAGTCCGCTTCAGCATGCTGTAGGTGAGCGGAGTGTGCTGCTTCTTACAAAGGGGGCCAGTAACCCGACTGCCTGCCCCAATCAAGACAGCCCCCAAGGGTACTCCAGGTGGGTGCATGAGAGACTCAGGTTTAGTTCCTGTTTACAGATCAGGATTCTGTCTGGGAAGCTCCTTCATTGTCCAGCTTTGGGGGAATTACAGTGATCTCTTCAGTTTGTCACTTCAAGAGTAACATCaaaacctctttctttttttcctctgttgacAGAATAACACTGATGGACTTCATGAACTTGCCTGTGGGGGCATAATTTATTGCCTGGGAGTTGTGTTCTTCAAGAGTGATGGCATCATTCCATTTGCCCATGCCATCTGGCACCTGTTTGTGGCCACGGCAGCTGCGGTGCATTACTATGCCATTTGGAAATACCTTTATCGAAGTCCTACAGACTTTATGCGACATTTATGACCAATCTGTACTAGGTCTCAAAACCAGTATTATTTCAATTATGGCACTTGGGAGTAGGGTAAGAGCTGAAAAttgcacagaggaaaaaaaaaaaagacaactgcaCTGACTTTCTATCTTTTGAATATAATTACTGTGAAAGTCTAAAAGCTGTGTTCTAGAATTTTCCGCCTCACAGCAGATAAATAAGGTAGTGAATTAATTATTCATTCCATTCCACTATCATGAAGGACTCCGGATAGACTTGGCCAGCCGATGTTTACAAacagaattttgtattttaattttacagattttcctacatgatttttctaaattactaGGTCAGGTTGTAAAAGTCAGTGCAATAACAAAGAttcctttttaagagaaaattgttTCTATCACTTTCCCATAAGCTGTGTGAAGAATCAT
This window harbors:
- the MMD gene encoding monocyte to macrophage differentiation factor isoform X1, with the translated sequence MFLIYLLSIQKSYRFMNHRAPANGRYKPTCYEHAANCYTHAFLIVPAIVGSALLHRLSDDCWEKITAWIYGMGLCALFIVSTVFHIVSWKKSHLRTVEHCFHMCDRMVIYFFIAASYAPWLNLRELGPLASHMRWFIWLMAAGGTIYVFLYHEKYKVVELFFYLTMGFSPALVVTSMNNTDGLHELACGGIIYCLGVVFFKSDGIIPFAHAIWHLFVATAAAVHYYAIWKYLYRSPTDFMRHL
- the MMD gene encoding monocyte to macrophage differentiation factor isoform X2, with product MRFKSRFQRFMNHRAPANGRYKPTCYEHAANCYTHAFLIVPAIVGSALLHRLSDDCWEKITAWIYGMGLCALFIVSTVFHIVSWKKSHLRTVEHCFHMCDRMVIYFFIAASYAPWLNLRELGPLASHMRWFIWLMAAGGTIYVFLYHEKYKVVELFFYLTMGFSPALVVTSMNNTDGLHELACGGIIYCLGVVFFKSDGIIPFAHAIWHLFVATAAAVHYYAIWKYLYRSPTDFMRHL